A window from Bacteroidota bacterium encodes these proteins:
- a CDS encoding PCMD domain-containing protein codes for MKNHLVQASMVMGIFLTACNFSLGQEQLKNPGFEKWEIIRNGIEEPIGWTSLKNSDGGYFMNRLAPDGLIRSTDAHNGTYSVKLINKSTMNVVATGTLTNGAIHPDFKPEKGYVYTNPNESNSYTPFTSRPDSLTGWFKFFPKENDKIMVWAILHTGQGSIPEFGTKANWIGEALFVSSPVTTDKWTRFSVPFTYYNNQRPQHILIILNSGYGIDAIDGSEALFDDIELIYNRK; via the coding sequence ATGAAAAACCATTTAGTTCAGGCTTCGATGGTGATGGGCATTTTTTTGACAGCCTGTAATTTTTCATTGGGGCAGGAGCAGTTGAAGAATCCAGGATTTGAAAAATGGGAAATAATCAGAAATGGCATTGAAGAACCTATTGGTTGGACCTCGCTGAAGAACAGTGATGGCGGCTATTTCATGAACAGGCTTGCACCGGATGGCTTGATCAGGAGCACTGATGCCCATAACGGAACATACTCCGTTAAATTGATCAACAAATCAACTATGAATGTTGTTGCAACGGGAACGTTGACCAATGGAGCCATACATCCTGATTTTAAACCGGAAAAAGGATATGTATACACCAATCCCAATGAAAGTAATTCATACACTCCTTTTACTTCGAGGCCTGATAGTCTTACAGGATGGTTTAAGTTTTTCCCGAAAGAGAATGATAAAATAATGGTTTGGGCAATACTGCACACAGGACAAGGATCCATACCTGAATTCGGGACCAAAGCAAACTGGATCGGTGAGGCATTATTTGTTTCGTCCCCTGTGACAACTGATAAATGGACAAGGTTCTCGGTTCCTTTTACATATTACAATAACCAGCGACCCCAACATATTTTAATCATTCTGAATTCAGGGTATGGCATTGATGCCATAGATGGAAGCGAAGCTTTATTTGACGATATTGAATTGATCTATAACAGGAAATGA
- a CDS encoding heme-binding domain-containing protein produces MKKFLYTFFSVLILLLIIIQFFRPAKNSGDHDNHSDLLTQAKVLPLDLRNRLVTSCYDCHSDNTRYPWYGRIAPVSWLLYRDIKEGKENVNFSGWANYDARKRISLLSKMHDELEERSMPLKIYLWMHKDARMSDAEYETLMKWTIDEAEILLKN; encoded by the coding sequence ATGAAAAAATTTCTGTATACTTTCTTTTCGGTTCTGATCCTTTTATTGATCATTATTCAGTTTTTTCGGCCTGCGAAAAACAGTGGTGATCATGATAATCATTCAGACCTTTTGACGCAGGCAAAAGTGCTGCCACTAGATCTCAGGAACAGATTGGTCACGTCGTGCTATGATTGTCATTCTGATAATACCCGTTATCCCTGGTATGGAAGGATAGCTCCTGTATCATGGCTGTTATACAGGGACATCAAAGAGGGGAAGGAAAATGTCAACTTCTCAGGATGGGCAAATTATGACGCCCGTAAGAGGATAAGTCTGCTTTCCAAGATGCATGACGAACTTGAAGAAAGAAGCATGCCGTTGAAAATTTATTTATGGATGCATAAAGATGCGCGAATGAGTGATGCAGAATATGAAACGCTTATGAAGTGGACGATTGATGAAGCAGAAATCCTTCTAAAGAATTGA